The genomic window gtttctgaacaTTCAGATTGCCATTTGCTGCTGGGGCTGAGTGTAACTTTTTTTTGATTGTTCCGGCTCTCAGCTGATCTGGAACGTGGCCCGGATAGCGCATGCGCTTCTCCTCCGTCGCCGCACTGACATACGCACGGGTGAACATGGCTGAAGTATCCGAAAGGACTTTGCAACTCGCCGTTGTTTTGTCCTTCACTTCGGGGGTCATTATCGGCTGGCAGGCAAACATCCTGCGGAGGAGGTTCCTGGATTGGAGGAAGAGGCGGCTGCAATCGAAACTGGTTGAGACGCAGAAGAAATTGGACTTGGCTTGAGTAAGGGGGTAGTGAAAGGCTCCTCAATCCGCAGGGAGTAAGAAGCAGAATTCTCCTTTTACTGTTGTCATGTGAGCAGATCGCTTGGGATTTTTTTGTGCGCCTTCTCCGCAAACGCCTGTTGGTGTACTTACATAATgaggaagtgctggtgttggctaaggtggacaaagttaaaacctgatgtgtgatttttaacgttgtaatTACTGGCTGTCTTTGTGGATCTACAGTCATAAACATAAACTTGTTTAATTTAAGTTTGCCGTTTGCCGAACTGATCTACTGCTATTGAAAACAGGCCCATTGCACTTGAATATTTGTGAAAGGAagatatacatacatacatacaatgATACCAACTGATGCAATTTATATTGCATTGTAAAAGCAGTTAAGGAAATACAATATTGCTGGAGTAACTCTTTGTTGAGTTGAACCACTATTTTCCATGTATTCAAAAGGCACCAAggccgttcagt from Chiloscyllium punctatum isolate Juve2018m chromosome 3, sChiPun1.3, whole genome shotgun sequence includes these protein-coding regions:
- the LOC140457844 gene encoding mitoregulin — translated: MRFSSVAALTYARVNMAEVSERTLQLAVVLSFTSGVIIGWQANILRRRFLDWRKRRLQSKLVETQKKLDLA